The Euwallacea similis isolate ESF13 chromosome 21, ESF131.1, whole genome shotgun sequence genome contains the following window.
TCCCCACATTACATTTACTTCCCCATTCTTATTATCAGCCTTTAATACTAGAACTCCTCCTATTTTAGGAGTGTTCGCTCCCTTCAAATACCTGTAAACAAACCATTCATACTTCTGTTTAGATATGATTCGTTTTCCTACTTtgagttaataaatttgtcgTTTAAACTATTATATAAATCGACTGTAGGACAGTTCTTTTCTCGGGCCATGTCGTCGGCTACAGTTTTGGCTAGTAAGGTTTGCACTAGATGTTCTCCACAGCCGGTGGTGCATACGGCTACGCTgggttgtaattttttgtctACACTATCTGCCCAAACTCCAGCACCGAACTGGGCGGCTTGACCCACTCTACCTGGTCGTTTTAGGAGTAAACCACCTAAAGCATTAAggttttgaaaacaatttcaatGCTTTCCTATTGCACTGCTCACAAAAAAGAAAGGTACTgtaaatatttagatttattgCCCTTGCGCCCGTTGTGTTAATACCTTAGCGACTCTAAACAtcagaataaaatttcatagcaAAAATTGACTTGATTTGAGGTCTTCTACACGCACCTGTTCTCTGTCCATTGTGCTGCGagccatcctgtatataccAGTAGAAAATTTTGGTGTTGATCTTTTCAGTGAGCAGTTTAGTTTACAATAGAGCACTaagaattatatttaaatttcacctGAACTACAACCGGCGGCAACATCTCCGTGGTTATCTATACACACAGCCCCTACAGTATCCATAGACTCACTGTAATCCATCTCAACTCCATCTTTATGATTTTGGACTACACCAATTTCGGCCGCATCTAACCTTGCCATGTATTTTGCTCTCTGCCTTAAAGCTTTTCTGCTCACTAATTTTGATTCATTGACGATTTGCATTCCAGCTTGTTTTGCATGTTTGTATGCCCCTTCACCCACCATCAGACTTGGGGCTACCAGACCTTAATAATGTAATTAACAATTACTTATGTCTAATAAGTGTAATGCCCAAGAGAAaattatctataatttttgagaagacTGTATAGACACAAATTAAGTTGAAAAACAGCATGAGTGTGGGCCTTTCATACCTAGTGGCATAGGATCAAATTGTTTCTGGTAAATGTCAAATGCCAAACTAATGggatttttaacttttcttaCAGCTCCGCATGCTCCAAATACCAAGTTTTCACCATTCATTATGGAGGCATCACCCTCAACTGTACCGTCAAGTGTTAAATTTGAGCCAAAGCCTGCATTGGTTAGAGGGTCGTCTTCTAGAACTAAAGATCAAACATTATAAGTGGaggtaaaaaattgtaagaacTGAGCGgtaaataaatgaagaaaaagatCAAATCATGAAATCATGTAACATTGCCTCAATTTGACTGACTTCATATATTTTATGGTTATCATAATCATCATGGTTGAGCTCGAAAAACAGATAATTCCAGCTTTAATATGATGGATGTATTATACAGATTTAGGGCAAGATAATGGAATGGTTACTAGATATTCGAATGttctgttaaatatttaaaaagttaatgcACAAATAATACCTCGGATAGCTTCCTCTACAGCCTCTATTGAacttccattattttctagaATCCTCATACCACTTTTGCACGCTTTTTTACAAAGTTGTAAATACTCCTTTTTTTTTGATGAACTGTAATGTCCAGCACCTATGTTcataaaaaatcatgaaaaaataACGTATGTATGGGAAAGGCCTTTATATTCTCTTACCGCAATGGACTGCAATCATTATTTCAGGCGAATAATGGATAGTGAGGTgcgaaatgaaaataaactatttaaatacaaaattaacgAATTGAGAAGAATTTGATTGCTGCAACTGGTATTAAAATCAATGTAACTTCCTAActgcaaattaaaaagaaaataaaagtgaagTTTACTGCAAAAGACCTTGCGTGGCAGATTGCATGAAAGCTGTCCCAAACTTTTCATTTGATAAAGGTTCAACCAAAATCCTGTACAAAACATAGGGATTGTCGGAGGAAGACTGTTCTGACAGTAATTCCAGGTTTCATCATCAGAGGGACTACTTCCCCTACCAACGCAATATAAAAAGACGTTCTCCTGTTAAGGATGTTGGCGCAAGGATATTCTTCCGGcctaaaaatttcttatatgaCTCACGTCTTTTTCCTGAAATCTCCCCTGTGCTTTTAAACTACCAATGTCCGTCTGCTTCGTTCGGCATTTAACAGTTGATGGCTACTTGCCGCTTAACTAAGTTACTGCCCTAGTACTGAACATAAAGTTACCTTAATGTTCACGCACCATTCCCGCCCCCGAGAGTGGTCAGAGCTGCTCACACTCAACGAGTCTGAACTTCGATACCAAGGAAACGCCTGAAGGTTATTGAAGATCTAAGAAGAAGACAtgattatgtttaaatttttttgatgaCATATGTGTGCGTTCGCTCACGTAGGGCCGTTTTTTTGCAACAGTCGAAGGACCGTTTTGAACGTTATTAAAGATGTATGTATTTCTCTACAATTTCTCATTACTATCTAACACTTTTTTCTAGGCTGTTCATAAAGCACTTGCTAAATCCTAGCCTCATTCTGAAACCTGATACGGGGCTATTTCAACTTTACCGCAAGTGTTCCGACCTTTCCATCGTTAAGACTCAACTGGAAGTTCCAACATTCTGTGATATCCATGTCGATCTTGCTTGTAAAGTTCGCATTAAGCCCCTGAATGTGCATAAGTACCACAATTCAAATGCTTTTCTCTTACAAACTGACCAAAAGTATGACAATGCTATTGAGCACTATGTTGATGGAAATAAGGTGATTGTTAAAGGCCATGAGAACCTTAATCCAAATACCCTTTGCAGCATGAAGGCTCCAGTGAAAGCAAGTGTGTTGTTATATCATATGTTAATTAGATTCATTCTTTATGGGCATTACAGATCTGCACATAAAGGCTCAAAACGATGTGTCTGTGGGTTACTTTCAAGGAgacaagttaaaaattgaaactgagaaaaatgtgtttgttgATAGGTTTCAAGGAGATACTATTGATGTGTCAACCCAAAATGGGAATATAgttttacacaattttattCAAGCTGCCAATATATCTGCCAAAACAACTAATGGGGTAAGAAGGAAGTTCCCTCTGATACCAGTTAATATTTACAAGCCAATTTCAGATTATTAAAGCTGGCAGGTTGCAAGGTTTGAACCTGAAACTTAAGTCTTTGGAAAAAGGCAATTTAACAGTGGATTCATCTTACTGCTCTGAAAGCATTTTCGTAGTTGAACATGGAAATATGGAGCTTCATAATATCcacaaaaactgtaaaatattcatgaTGAAAGGCAATGTAATATTGAGTAAGTTGACATTTATGTAGCTGGCATATAATGATTATTGTCAAGTCAAAATCTGCTATTTggtaactttgatatttttaacaaaaagatTGCAATTTACATCTGATATTGGAGTTGTTATGAT
Protein-coding sequences here:
- the LOC136415803 gene encoding protein FAM185A, giving the protein MLFIKHLLNPSLILKPDTGLFQLYRKCSDLSIVKTQLEVPTFCDIHVDLACKVRIKPLNVHKYHNSNAFLLQTDQKYDNAIEHYVDGNKVIVKGHENLNPNTLCSMKAPVKANLHIKAQNDVSVGYFQGDKLKIETEKNVFVDRFQGDTIDVSTQNGNIVLHNFIQAANISAKTTNGIIKAGRLQGLNLKLKSLEKGNLTVDSSYCSESIFVVEHGNMELHNIHKNCKIFMMKGNVILTGFDGQLSMVINNGCADIHLSRIMGSSDITIKDSGSLILKLTDSCCDSNMFKIASPRVTLMNTIKDSSIIKEENMVVLNSESISANVVLVNCLNSNVKVETTSWQEMIEMKLKNK
- the Tasp1 gene encoding threonine aspartase 1, producing the protein MIAVHCGAGHYSSSKKKEYLQLCKKACKSGMRILENNGSSIEAVEEAIRVLEDDPLTNAGFGSNLTLDGTVEGDASIMNGENLVFGACGAVRKVKNPISLAFDIYQKQFDPMPLGLVAPSLMVGEGAYKHAKQAGMQIVNESKLVSRKALRQRAKYMARLDAAEIGVVQNHKDGVEMDYSESMDTVGAVCIDNHGDVAAGCSSGGLLLKRPGRVGQAAQFGAGVWADSVDKKLQPSVAVCTTGCGEHLVQTLLAKTVADDMAREKNCPTVDLYNSLNDKFINSKYLKGANTPKIGGVLVLKADNKNGEVNVMWGHTSMSLGVGYMKKGDKKAQSQISELPENAFEGKSVNVGGTAFHFINLLLTPEQINLCS